Proteins encoded by one window of Cydia fagiglandana chromosome Z, ilCydFagi1.1, whole genome shotgun sequence:
- the LOC134678170 gene encoding uncharacterized protein LOC134678170, whose product MALCLRTFSHKISPINGIVSTKNHSSRLSRKIPVRAQFLEDFLHRRRISSCPVPSRCAVDSNIDNVYIHELTTATSLRGYREERPDRDVYNRLSCYKDGIAVRSLGLTSDDYVEKTLPFEFNDTHNSIRNIDLSKFEDIESLQPTCLSAFEYNAVYSTGGTPAPAPSEKDREGKPSEEQLAKVFHVLSETMPKLFIKPLDYSIYHPNLIFVNNIRGMTTVGLIHYVKQIALLRTVGHLKFAYVRFEVMKITQHPEDSSIKMRWRVRGISGFKVFFMFWKYKLWNMKEAFADQELWYDGFSTFYVGGDGLVQKHVADKVMPDQDTIIDDEEKAPIAAKIALLIGLIPRNYLSDVSPYFTASPGTDELTALPFKTVE is encoded by the exons ATGGCGCTATGTTTGCGCACGTTTTCCCACAAAATCTCACCTATAAACGGTATTGTTTCCACAAAAAATCATTCCAGCCGATTGTCTAGAAAAATCCCCGTGCGGGCACAATTTCTGGAAGAT TTCCTCCATCGCCGGCGCATCTCGAGCTGTCCAGTGCCGTCAAGATGTGCCGTGGACTCGAACATAGACAATGTTTACATTCACGAACTGACCACGGCGACTTCGCTTCGAGGTTACCGCGAGGAGCGGCCGGACCGGGATGTGTACAACCGACTAAGCTGCTATAAAGACGGCATAGCCGTGAGGTCTTTGGGGCTGACCTCGGACGACTATGTGGAGAAGACCTTACCTTTTGAGTTTAATGACACACATAATAGTATTAGAAATATAGATTTATCCAAATTTGAAGATATAGAG TCACTGCAACCAACTTGCCTCTCCGCCTTTGAGTACAATGCCGTGTACAGCACGGGAGGCACACCAGCACCCGCACCCTCTGAAAAAGACAGAGAAGGGAAGCCCAGTGAGGAGCAGCTCGCCAAGGTGTTCCATGTGCTGTCGGAGACT ATGCCCAAGCTCTTTATCAAGCCACTGGACTACTCCATATACCATCCCAATCTGATCTTTGTCAACAACATCAGAGGAATGACCACTGT TGGTCTAATACACTATGTGAAACAAATCGCGCTGCTTCGCACCGTGGGGCATCTCAAGTTCGCGTACGTGCGCTTCGAAGTGATGAAGATCACCCAGCACCCGGAGGactctagtatcaa GATGAGGTGGCGGGTGCGCGGCATCTCCGGGTTCAAAGTGTTCTTCATGTTCTGGAAGTACAAGCTGTGGAATATGAAGGAGGCATTCGCTGATCAGGAGCT ATGGTATGACGGTTTCTCCACATTCTACGTCGGAGGCGACGGGCTCGTCCAGAAACATGTTGCTGATAAG GTAATGCCAGACCAGGACACGATAATAGACGACGAAGAGAAAGCGCCAATAGCAGCCAAGATCGCCCTCCTCATAGGGCTCATACCACGCAACTATCTATCAGACGTATCCCCATACTTCACGGCGTCGCCCGGCACTGATGAACTCACTGCGCTGCCTTTCAAGACGGTCgagtaa
- the LOC134678413 gene encoding iron-sulfur cluster transfer protein NUBPL, giving the protein MIVQRVFQRLHGQLLICNTYSSLSCFSQIRLKHSKNDLEQHKAKVMARGLPEKKALPGVKSIILVASGKGGVGKTTTAVNLACAMKVIEPDKDIGLLDADVFGPSVPLMMNISGEPMLNDDHLIEPLLNYGVKCMSMGLLVAGENAVVWRGLMVMQALERLTRHVAWGPLDVLVVDTPPGTGDTHLSLAQNLPIDGALIVTTPQSAALQVTKRGVNMLEKLKVPIIGMVENMSHAICSKCGERNYIFGNETKKTAQDMGLEIIESFEVDQNMSECINSGKPAIYALPDSIHAEKYRRLANKVFKYVETRKEKAEAEQ; this is encoded by the exons ATGATCGTGCAACGAGTTTTCCAGCGATTACACGGGCAACTATTGATCTGCAATACCTACAGC TCTCTATCCTGCTTCAGCCAAATACGTTTGAAGCACAGCAAGAATGATCTGGAACAGCACAAAGCCAAGGTGATGGCGCGGGGGCTGCCTGAGAAGAAGGCTCTGCCGGGCGTGAAGAGCATCATTCTGGTGGCCTCGGGGAAGGGTGGTGTTGGGAAGACTACCACTGCTG TGAATCTCGCGTGCGCCATGAAAGTGATAGAGCCGGACAAGGACATAGGGCTCCTGGACGCGGACGTGTTCGGCCCCTCGGTGCCGCTCATGATGAACATCAGCGGCGAGCCCATGCTGAACGACGACCATCTCATCGAGCCGCTGCTCAACTACGGCGTCAAATG CATGTCAATGGGGCTACTAGTTGCCGGTGAGAACGCGGTAGTGTGGCGCGGGCTGATGGTGATGCAGGCCTTAGAACGTCTCACTCGGCACGTGGCGTGGGGCCCGCTCGACGTGCTAGTGGTCGACACCCCGCCCGGCACTGGGGACACGCACCTGTCGCTGGCACAGAACCTGCCCATTGATG GAGCCCTAATAGTAACCACACCGCAGTCCGCCGCCCTCCAAGTAACAAAACGCGGCGTGAACATGCTAGAAAAGCTCAAAGTACCCATCATAGGAATGGTCGAGAACATGTCCCACGCGATATGCTCCAAATGCGGCGAGAGAAACTACATATTCGgcaacgaaactaagaaaacaGCTCAGGACATGGGCCTTGAGATAATCGAAAGTTTCGAAGTCGATCAGAACATGTCAGAGTGTATCAATAGTGGTAAACCCGCTATATACGCACTGCCGGATAGCATACATGCAGAGAAGTATAGGCGGCTAGCGAATAAGGTgtttaaatatgtggaaactaggAAGGAGAAAGCTGAGGCTGAGCAGTAG
- the LOC134678419 gene encoding surfeit locus protein 4 homolog, translated as MQIPNEYVSTAEDVADQVIRKGKNVLPTVARLCLISTFLEDGLRMWFQWSEQRDYMDMSWGCGKFLATMFVIINLLGQIGGCVMVLGRLKVDIACGVLFFIVVLQTFAYSILWDMQFLLRNLALIGALLLVVAEARAEGRSLFAGVPSLGENKPKTYLQLAGRILLAFMFITLLRFEVSFVQIFQDILGSILMVLVTIGYRTKLSALMLVLVLTVLNLYHNAWWAVPSYKPLRDFLKYDFFQTLSVIGGLLMIVYLGPGGVSMDEHKKKW; from the exons ATGCAAATTCCAAATGAATACGTTTCTACTGCGGAAGATGTTGCAGATCAG GTGATACGCAAAGGCAAAAATGTCCTGCCCACGGTGGCCAGGCTGTGCCTCATCAGCACGTTCCTCGAGGACGGGCTCCGCATGTGGTTCCAGTGGTCGGAGCAGCGGGACTACATGGACATGTCGTGGGGCTGCGGCAAGTTCCTCGCCACCATGTTTGTG ATTATAAATCTGCTGGGACAGATCGGAGGATGCGTGATGGTGCTCGGGAGGCTGAAGGTGGACATCGCTTGTGGTGTGCTCTTCTTCATTGTAGTTCTTcag ACATTCGCCTACAGCATACTATGGGACATGCAATTCCTGCTCCGTAACCTCGCCCTCATCGGCGCCCTGTTGCTGGTGGTCGCAGAAGCCCGCGCCGAAGGCCGCAGCCTGTTCGCCGGCGTGCCGTCCCTGGGAGAGAACAAGCCGAAGACTTACCTCCAGCTCGCCGGGAGGATCCTGCTCGCGTTCATGTTCATCACGCTGCTGCGGTTCGAGGTGTCATTCGTACAG ATCTTCCAAGACATCCTCGGGAGCATCCTTATGGTCCTAGTGACAATCGGGTACCGTACCAAGTTGTCCGCGCTGATGCTCGTGCTGGTCCTCACCGTGCTCAACCTATACCACAACGCGTGGTGGGCAGTGCCCAGCTACAAGCCGCTCAGGGACTTCCTTAAATACGACTTTTTCCAG ACCCTATCTGTGATCGGCGGTCTGCTCATGATCGTCTATTTGGGCCCCGGCGGCGTGAGCATGGACGAACACAAGAAAAAGTGGTAG
- the LOC134678431 gene encoding ubiquitin-like protein 5 — translation MLEVTCNDRLGKKVRVKCNPDDTVGDLKKLIAAQTGTRYDKIVLKKWYTVFKDHIKLSDYEIHDGMNLELYYQ, via the exons ATGCTCGAAGTTACTTGTAACGATCGTCTAGGGAAGAAGGTGAGGGTGAAATGCAATCCCGACGACACCGTGGGGGACCTCAAGAAGCTGATTGCAGCGCAGACCGGCACGAGATACGACAAGATAGTTCTGAAGAAATGGTACACCGTGTTCAAAGACCACATCAAACTATCAGATT ATGAAATCCACGATGGAATGAACCTGGAGCTCTACTACCAATAA